A window of the Zeugodacus cucurbitae isolate PBARC_wt_2022May chromosome 2, idZeuCucr1.2, whole genome shotgun sequence genome harbors these coding sequences:
- the LOC105215465 gene encoding DNA polymerase theta isoform X2, translating into MAFSQSLDIGNSTLLNLDSQARHAFDIGEKGQQDAHNKLGNKEDAVDVIQESPEHGKRSKQFSNIAGMSMFSRSRTQRQLSRNNCSKTSAQNVDVSEKDRRRLRRSKSDSTLQKPNTLNGTNKAENYTELFRSGFTFSIEGEQQKSAFGESGSVLRVSQIEAVFEMIQEEKLEVAVDVDEMIVEDEHAVNNDLDMPIFSEDLNALLANVKSIQEEKDVSDVAAPSSMSLSQFAIDSTKCEEKITDEIAEVDARQLDQSRFICADAGSLEAKQQLEKELEISRREVTKVDEVLQPKKVRTGANASYAQRSTTSFTTTNVTSVKKTDDIVRDLETLKRISAWNLPHSVLKEYEKKGVIKMFDWQVECLSNPKVIFEHCNLVYSAPTSAGKSLVSEILLLKTVLERNKKVLFILPFISVVREKMFYLQDLLTVAGYRVEGFFGGYTPPGGFDSIHVAICTIEKANSIINKLLEQGKLDDIGTVVVDEVHLISDPGRGYILELLIAKVLYMSRKYGFHLQVVTMSATLANVELLKRWLDAELFITDFRPVALKEMIKIGNKVFDSKLRPLRDITSPLQGEVHPLPPIQNDNDHVAQLCIETLLEGCSVIVFCPSKDWCENLATQLASAIQSLIRKDDYWGKRLRAQIKSDEIEQVKKQLRDIPTGLDTVLERMITFGCAFHHAGLTSEERDIIEASFKACVLKIIVATSTLSSGVNLPARRVLIRTPLFGGKQMSSLTYRQMIGRAGRTGKDTLGESILICTPVNTRIGQELIQADLKPIYSCLEQESSTHLKRALLEVISSGVAITKDDIESFVNCTLLSAEKQLSEQGKDKSTDDEAHFIKDALDFLIEYEFVRLQVDNETNRESYVATRLGQACLAASMPPTDGLILFAELQKSRRCFVLESELHAVYLVTPYSVCYQLQDLDWLLFLDMWEKLTPAMKKVGELVGVKESFLVRAMRGQSKLDYKLMQIHKRFYTALALQELVNEVPINKVAVKYKCTRGMLQSLQQMSSTFAGIVTAFCNSLQWPTLSLVVSQFKERLFFGIHRDLIDLMRLPDLNHKRARALFDAGITTLVDLANADIFEVEKVLYNALSFDSAKQHDNEADYEAEQRNQAREFFITGKVGLTVAEGAKLLVQEARIFVQYEIGVGAIKWTQEGTNEASSIQSLHMSCEEHEKELGVKRKSVEQRSVEEITPPKLKRLENDAKHHEKPSTSKNALRALRQRQLSAKNDKLTVQENFSLNSKEKQGIDVEPKEATTQTNSAAINIKENPVVQTVGAQKRNRSLTAATVAKIINADGNKENKDTNAASKASPTAKKAEVLQRTNKVVDNNKIDEKKAKNAAQNLKNVATDFNLKTTKNEQALKTVNSETKKYALRKSNENQEISKPATKESATFTPNAKRNANTLTPSSLKQAGSTKNDLNSVKQAASTTKSPTSVKQSPQAAQVIRTGTRRSPRNHQRNSNGTKFGTVESKVPPPTSPQPAKNSSKHFDQSLFLADDSFELNTGINAALEAANQSHKALKTSPTTDNKANDDEIAESQQIVPAVIDSPVQAKHSVHASRLLRTTQRLRAAHKSRITKDESNTSTHPSSSIEVSDLSLENSLLQNPLQLNVSHILNCTKVDDASANFKSLEIVDICGDEQLFSAALRELLEVQRFGFCIGLQQQEAKCKPLIGGNLLINQRAGTENAAQQAVAKEYQIDDHTYLAGCAFGITENVVYYMNMQPEGTCASVTTEMKCKFLSSLLTTGKCTLLCVDAKEQLKVLYRVLGELSELRVELEDPKEANWLLQPDKFMTFQQMTQQFAPECTALTGLCGNGRGYSSHGLDTVSAITAKMFRRGLRHGAHTENPNRKPGTYRLRSIIQIF; encoded by the exons ATGGCCTTCTCCCAGTCGCTAGATATTGGGAATAGcactttattaaatttagacAGTCAGGCACGTCATGCCTTTGATATAGGAGAGAAAGGTCAACAAGACGCGCACAATAAATTAGGGAATAAAGAAGATGCAGTGGATGTGATACAGGAGTCGCCGGAACATGGCAAACGCTCCAAGCAATTTAGTAATATTGCTGGTATGTCCATGTTTAGCAGGTCACGTACACAGCGACAATTATCTCGGAACAACTGCAGTAAGACATCTGCCCAAAATGTGGATGTATCAGAAAAAGATAGGCGACGATTGCGGAGAAGCAAATCGGATTCGACACTACAAAAACCAAACACTTTAAATGGCACCAACAAAGCTGAGAATTACACTGAATTGTTTCGTAGTGGCTTTACGTTTTCTATAGAAGGAGAACAGCAAAAAAGTGCTTTTGGTGAAAGTGGTTCTGTATTGCGTGTCTCACAAATTGAAGCAGTTTTTGAAATGATACAGGAGGAAAAGTTGGAAGTGGCGGTAGATGTAGATGAAATGATTGTGGAGGATGAGCATGCTGTAAATAATGATTTAGATATGCCCATATTCTCTGAAGATTTAAATGCACTATTGGCAAATGTGAAAAGTATACAAGAAGAAAAAGACGTGTCTGACGTGGCTGCACCTAGTTCAATGTCTTTGTCGCAGTTTGCGATTGATAGTACTAAAtgtgaagaaaaaattacagaCGAAATAGCTGAAGTTGATGCACGCCAATTGGATCAGAGTAGATTTATTTGCGCTGATGCGGGCAGTTTAGAAGCAAAACAGCAATTAGAAAAAGAATTAGAAATTAGTCGGCGGGAAGTGACTAAAGTTGATGAAGTTTTGCAGCCAAAGAAAGTGAGAACAGGCGCGAATGCATCTTATGCACAACGTTCTACCACAAGTTTCACAACCACAAATGTCACCTCAGTAAAAAAAACGGATGATATTGTGCGCGATTTAGAAACACTAAAACGTATTAGCGCTTGGAATTTGCCACATAGTGTTTTAAAGGAATACGAAAAGAAGGGTGTGATAAAAATGTTTGATTGGCAAGTAGAATGCCTCAGTAATCCTAAG GTTATATTTGAACACTGCAATCTCGTCTACTCTGCACCCACTTCTGCTGGTAAATCTTTAGTCAGTGAGATTTTACTATTAAAAACTGTGTTGGAGCGTAACAAAAAGGTGCTTTTTATACTGCCCTTCATTTCTGTGGTACGCGAGAAAATGTTTTACTTACAAGATTTATTAACTGTAGCTGGCTACCGCGTTGAAGGTTTCTTCGGCGGCTACACACCACCTGGTGGATTTGATAGCATACATGTCGCCATATGTACCATAGAGAAGGCTAACtcgattataaataaattactggAGCAAGGTAAACTTGACGACATAGGCACAGTGGTCGTGGATGAAGTGCACTTGATCTCCGATCCAGGACGTGGTTACATACTCGAACTGCTAATTGCGAAAGTGTTGTACATGTCACGCAAATATGGCTTCCATTTGCAAGTAGTCACAATGTCCGCCACATTAGCCAATGTTGAATTGCTGAAACGTTGGTTAGACGCAGAGTTATTCATCACCGATTTCCGACCTGTCGCGCTGAAGGAGATGATTAAAATCGGTAACAAAGTGTTCGATTCCAAATTGCGTCCTTTGCGTGATATCACCTCACCCTTACAGGGCGAGGTACATCCACTGCCGCCAATACAGAATGACAATGACCACGTAGCACAATTGTGCATTGAAACCTTACTGGAAGGCTGCTCTGTGATTGTATTCTGTCCGTCGAAAGATTGGTGTGAGAATTTAGCTACCCAACTGGCAAGCGCCATACAATCGCTTATACGTAAAGACGACTATTGGGGTAAGCGTTTGCGCGCGCAAATTAAAAGCGACGAAATTGAGCAGGTAAAAAAACAGTTGCGCGATATACCGACAGGTCTGGATACTGTGCTCGAGAGAATGATCACATTTGGTTGTGCCTTCCATCATGCTGGACTTACAAGCGAAGAACGTGATATTATCGAAGCGAGCTTTAAGGCATGTGTTTTGAAGATAATTGTGGCGACCAGCACACTCAGCTCGGGTGTCAATCTGCCAGCGCGACGTGTGTTGATACGTACACCGCTCTTTGGCGGAAAGCAAATGAGTTCACTCACATATCGGCAAATGATTGGACGCGCAGGACGCACGGGAAag GATACTTTAGGAGAATCGATTTTAATTTGCACACCTGTCAACACGCGTATTGGCCAAGAATTGATACAAGCAGATTTGAAGCCAATCTACTCTTGTCTGGAACAAGAGAGTAGT ACTCACCTTAAACGCGCCTTACTGGAGGTGATCTCTTCCGGTGTCGCCATAACCAAGGATGACATTGAGAGCTTCGTCAACTGCACACTTTTGAGTGCCGAAAAGCAACTCAGCGAGCAGGGCAAGGATAAAAGCACCGATGACGAAGCACATTTCATAAAGGATGCGCTCGATTTTCTTATAGAATATGAATTTGTGCGTCTGCAAGTCGATAACGAAACAAATAGAGAAAGTTACGTAGCTACACGCTTAGGCCAAGCGTGTTTGG CTGCCTCGATGCCGCCTACTGATGGGTTGATACTCTTCGCTGAGCTGCAGAAATCACGACGTTGCTTTGTGTTGGAATCCGAGCTGCATGCTGTGTACTTGGTGACACCTTACTCGGTGTGCTATCAACTGCAAGATCTCGATTGGTTACTCTTTCTCGATATGTGGGAGAAATTGACGCCAGCTATGAAAAAAGTGGGTGAATTAGTGGGCGTTAAGGAATCGTTTCTAGTGCGTGCAATGCGCGGACAGTCGAAATTGGACTACAAACTCATGCAGATACATAAAAG ATTCTACACTGCATTGGCGCTACAAGAACTGGTCAATGAGGTGCCTATCAACAAGGTTGCTGTTAAGTATAAATGCACGCGTGGCATGCTGCAAAGTCTACAGCAAATGTCCTCCACCTTTGCCGGCATAGTCACCGCGTTTTGCAACTCACTGCAGTGGCCCACACTGTCGTTGGTGGTTTCTCAGTTCAAGGAACGTCTCTTCTTCGGTATACACAGAGACCTGATCGATTTGATGCGTCTGccagatttaaatcacaaacgTGCGCGTGCGCTCTTCGACGCTGGCATAACAACGCTGGTGGATCTGGCGAACGCTGATATTTTCGAAgtcgaaaaagttttatataatgCGCTGAGCTTTGATTCAGCCAAACAGCATGATAATGAAGCGGATTACGAAGCAGAGCAACGAAATCAAGCGCGTGAATTTTTCATAACGGGAAAAGTGGGTTTGACGGTGGCCGAAGGCGCTAAATTGCTGGTACAGGAAGCGCGTATCTTCGTGCAATATGAAATCGGTGTGGGCGCCATTAAATGGACCCAAGAAGGTACGAATGAAGCGAGTTCCATTCAAAGTTTGCATATGTCTTGCGAAGAGCATGAGAAGGAACTTGGCGTTAAACGCAAAAGTGTTGAGCAACGTAGCGTGGAAGAGATTACACCACCGAAATTGAAAAGACTGGAGAATGATGCGAAGCATCATGAGAAACCGTCAACGAGTAAAAATGCTTTACGTGCATTAAGACAGCGTCAGTTGTCGGCGAAAAATGATAAGTTAACGGTGCAGGAGAATTTCAGTTTGAACAGCAAGGAAAAGCAAGGAATTGATGTTGAACCGAAAGAGGCGACAACTCAAACAAATAGCGCGGCgattaatataaaagaaaatcccGTTGTACAAACGGTTGGGGCACAGAAGCGAAATCGCTCATTAACAGCTGCAactgttgcaaaaattattaatgcagatggtaataaagaaaataaagataCTAACGCTGCTAGCAAAGCGTCTCCAACTGCCAAGAAAGCGGAAGTTTTGCAAAGAACAAATAAAGTAGTTGATAACAATAAAATTGatgagaaaaaagcaaaaaatgctgcacaaaatttaaaaaatgttgcaacagaCTTTAACCTCAAAACAACGAAAAACGAACAAGCGCTAAAAACAGTAAATAGTGAAACGAAAAAATATGCGCTACGTAAATCTAATGAAAATCAAGAAATTTCAAAGCCGGCAACAAAAGAAAGTGCAACATTTACACCAAATGCCAAAAGGAATGCAAACACACTCACTCCATCTTCCTTAAAGCAGGCAGGGAGCACCAAAAATGATCTCAACTCGGTTAAACAAGCAGCGAGCACCACAAAAAGTCCCACCTCGGTGAAGCAATCGCCACAAGCAGCACAAGTTATACGCACTGGAACACGACGTAGTCCACGTAATCACCAAAGAAACTCGAACGGCACAAAATTCGGTACTGTGGAATCAAAAGTACCGCCGCCGACGTCACCACAACCCGCCAAGAATTCCTCGAAACACTTTGACCAATCACTTTTTCTCGCTGACGATTCCTTCGAGTTGAATACTGGCATTAATGCCGCACTTGAAGCAGCAAATCAGTCGCATAAAGCCTTGAAGACATCGCCAACTACAGACAACAAAGCGAATGACGACGAAATTGCCGAATCGCAGCAAATTGTACCAGCCGTGATCGATTCACCCGTGCAGGCGAAGCACTCGGTGCATGCATCACGCCTGCTGCGCACGACACAACGCCTGAGAGCTGCGCACAAAAGCCGTATAACGAAAGATGAGTCTAACACTAGCACGCACCCTTCGAGTTCTATAGAAGTGTCAGATTTATCACTTGAGAATTCACTGCTTCAGAATCCTTTGCAACTTAATGTATCGCATATTTTGAATTGCACCAAAGTTGACGACGCCTCCGCGAATTTCAAAAGTCTTGAGATTGTGGATATCTGTGGTGACGAGCAACTTTTCAGCGCTGCACTGCGTGAGCTCTTGGAGGTCCAACGTTTCGGTTTCTGCATTGGCTTGCAACAGCAAGAAGCCAAGTGCAAACCACTAATAGGTGGCAATTTGCTAATAAATCAGCGTGCAGGCACCGAAAATGCGGCGCAACAGGCGGTCGCAAAAGAGTATCAAATCGACGATCACACATATTTAGCGGGTTGCGCTTTTGGCATCACAGAAAATGTGGTTTACTACATGAACATGCAACCGGAAGGCACATGCGCCAGCGTCACCAccgaaatgaaatgcaaattccTGTCTTCACTGCTAACTACCGGTAAATGCACGCTACTCTGCGTCGATGCCAAGGAGCAGTTGAAGGTGTTGTACCGTGTTTTGGGTGAACTCAGTGAGCTGCGCGTGGAACTGGAGGATCCCAAGGAGGCCAATTGGCTGTTGCAGCCGGATAAGTTCATGACTTTCCAGCAAAtg ACTCAACAATTCGCGCCGGAATGCACAGCGCTCACCGGTTTATGTGGCAATGGACGCGGTTATAGCAGTCACGGCTTGGACACAGTTAGCGCTATTACGGCTAAG ATGTTCCGTCGAGGCTTGCGTCACGGTGCACATACTGAAAACCCAAATAGAAAACCTGGAACGTATCGGCTCAGGtcaattatacaaattttttaa